One part of the Methylobacterium terrae genome encodes these proteins:
- a CDS encoding AAA family ATPase — translation MVIHRLEIENFASIRDRQVIDLRVTGTHPDEVSRAAPLWRGSREHAPKVVALFGANASGKSNVLRALSFLIWFIKDSFGAGPTNRLPFERFNDEVGLKAPTRLAVHLGGPVDLAAADDPQGRQCRYVYELTIEGDLAAPLVTESLLYWPQGRKVTLFERRSDKTVSAAKSFNLHRHRGALEAILRSNASAISTLAQINHPYSKYIIDIADTVEKNILFNRMEFKR, via the coding sequence ATGGTGATCCACCGCCTCGAAATCGAGAATTTCGCGTCGATCCGCGACCGGCAGGTGATCGACCTGCGGGTGACGGGGACGCATCCGGACGAAGTGAGCCGCGCGGCGCCATTGTGGCGTGGATCGCGCGAGCATGCGCCGAAGGTCGTCGCTCTGTTCGGTGCCAACGCGTCGGGCAAGTCGAACGTCCTGCGAGCGCTGTCGTTCCTCATCTGGTTCATCAAGGACAGCTTTGGGGCTGGTCCGACCAACCGGCTGCCGTTCGAGCGCTTCAACGACGAAGTCGGATTGAAGGCGCCGACCCGGCTGGCGGTTCATCTCGGTGGCCCGGTCGATCTTGCCGCGGCCGATGATCCTCAGGGTCGTCAGTGTCGGTACGTCTACGAGTTGACGATTGAGGGCGACCTTGCGGCCCCACTCGTTACGGAGTCGCTTCTCTACTGGCCACAGGGAAGAAAGGTCACGCTCTTCGAGCGCCGATCTGACAAGACGGTGTCAGCTGCAAAGTCTTTTAACCTTCATCGGCACCGTGGTGCACTGGAGGCGATCCTCAGATCCAATGCGAGCGCAATCTCGACGCTGGCACAGATTAATCATCCCTATTCAAAATATATTATAGACATCGCCGACACAGTTGAAAAAAATATATTATTCAATAGAATGGAATTTAAACGATGA
- a CDS encoding response regulator, protein MIQSAYAAMVPPAALPCETVLVVEDEAMVCEIAAEALADEGYRVLTAADAVEAGRILQAERVDMLFTDIDLARNTNGVALARDARRHCPRLPVVYTSGGRHTLREGEAVDDSVFVPKPYRPSQIVALANRILGH, encoded by the coding sequence ATGATCCAGTCTGCCTACGCGGCGATGGTGCCGCCCGCCGCCCTCCCCTGCGAGACGGTGCTGGTGGTCGAGGACGAGGCCATGGTGTGCGAGATCGCCGCCGAGGCCCTGGCGGACGAGGGCTACCGCGTGCTCACCGCCGCCGACGCGGTCGAGGCCGGCCGCATCCTGCAGGCCGAGCGGGTCGACATGCTGTTCACCGACATCGACCTCGCCCGCAACACCAACGGCGTGGCCCTGGCCCGCGACGCCCGTCGCCACTGCCCGCGCCTGCCGGTCGTCTACACCTCGGGCGGCCGCCACACCCTGCGCGAGGGCGAGGCCGTCGACGACTCGGTCTTCGTGCCGAAGCCCTACCGGCCGAGCCAGATCGTGGCCCTGGCCAACCGCATCCTCGGGCACTGA
- the argB gene encoding acetylglutamate kinase produces the protein MSDSGADKAPDVQLPNVHVRAEVLVQALPHMQRYDEEIVVIKYGGHAMGDRAAAEDFAEDIVLLEQSGLKPVVVHGGGPQIGRMLDRLGIKSEFREGLRVTDEATVEVVEMVLAGSINKQIVGWISAEGGKAIGLCGKDGNMVRARRAARTVVDPDSHIERHIDLGLVGEPEHVDRTVLDAVLKAELIPVLAPVAVGGDGQTYNVNADTFAGAIAGAMRAKRLLLLTDVPGVLDKNKKLIPELSIEDCRRLIADGTITAGMIPKIETCIYALEQGVEAVVILDGKVPHAVLLELFTDYGAGTLIRRS, from the coding sequence ATGAGCGATTCCGGAGCGGACAAAGCGCCCGACGTCCAGTTGCCCAACGTTCACGTGCGGGCCGAGGTCCTGGTCCAGGCGCTGCCCCACATGCAGCGCTACGACGAGGAGATCGTCGTCATCAAGTACGGCGGCCACGCCATGGGCGACCGCGCCGCGGCGGAGGACTTCGCCGAGGACATCGTGCTGCTCGAGCAGTCGGGCTTGAAGCCCGTGGTGGTCCATGGCGGCGGGCCGCAGATCGGCCGCATGCTCGACCGGCTCGGCATCAAGTCCGAGTTCCGCGAGGGCCTGCGCGTCACCGACGAGGCCACCGTCGAGGTGGTCGAGATGGTCCTCGCCGGCTCGATCAACAAGCAGATCGTCGGCTGGATCTCGGCCGAGGGCGGCAAGGCAATCGGCCTGTGCGGCAAGGACGGCAACATGGTGCGGGCGCGCCGCGCCGCGCGCACGGTGGTCGATCCCGATTCCCACATCGAGCGCCACATCGACCTCGGCCTCGTCGGCGAGCCCGAGCACGTCGACCGCACGGTGCTCGACGCAGTGCTGAAGGCCGAGCTGATCCCGGTCCTCGCCCCCGTGGCGGTCGGCGGCGACGGCCAGACCTACAACGTCAACGCCGACACCTTCGCGGGTGCGATCGCCGGGGCGATGCGGGCCAAGCGCCTGCTGCTCCTGACCGACGTGCCGGGCGTGCTCGACAAGAACAAGAAGCTGATCCCGGAACTGTCGATCGAGGATTGCCGCCGGCTCATCGCCGACGGGACCATCACGGCCGGCATGATCCCGAAGATCGAGACCTGCATCTACGCGCTGGAGCAGGGCGTCGAGGCGGTGGTCATCCTGGACGGCAAGGTGCCGCACGCGGTGCTGCTCGAGCTGTTCACCGATTACGGCGCCGGCACGCTGATCCGCCGGTCTTGA
- a CDS encoding WD40 repeat domain-containing protein has protein sequence MSATAAPSLTQQVTEIAAGAHVIAAHWLGRTLALALGDGAVLLVTERGESTRVAAHPEAGILVAAGDGKRLVTGGDDGRVVAVKADGALETLATAKGGAWIDALALHADGGVAYAAGKRVVARDAKGREKTFEAPSTARGLAFAPKGYRLAVSHYGGATLWYPNLDTPPEALTWKGSHIDVTWSTDGRFVITTMQENALHGWRLQPDRGHMRMTGYPAKVRSYAWSSDGDWLATSGAEAVIVWPFDSKEGPTGKAPRECGVRPARVSRVAFHPKAPVLAAGYEDGCVLLIRFTDASELLVRPAVRGSAVTAMSWHAGGEHLAFGCADGQAGLLSLPR, from the coding sequence ATGAGCGCCACCGCCGCCCCCTCCCTCACCCAGCAGGTCACCGAGATCGCGGCCGGCGCCCACGTCATCGCGGCGCACTGGCTCGGCCGCACCCTCGCGCTCGCCCTCGGCGACGGGGCGGTGCTCCTCGTCACTGAGCGCGGCGAGAGCACGCGGGTCGCGGCGCATCCGGAGGCCGGCATCCTGGTGGCCGCCGGCGACGGCAAGCGCCTCGTCACCGGCGGCGACGACGGACGGGTCGTCGCGGTCAAGGCGGACGGCGCCCTCGAGACGCTCGCCACCGCCAAGGGCGGCGCCTGGATCGACGCGCTGGCGCTCCACGCCGATGGCGGCGTCGCCTACGCGGCGGGCAAGCGCGTCGTCGCCCGCGACGCCAAGGGCCGCGAGAAGACCTTCGAGGCGCCCTCGACCGCCCGCGGCCTCGCCTTCGCGCCCAAGGGCTACCGGCTGGCGGTGTCGCATTACGGCGGCGCCACCCTGTGGTACCCGAACCTCGACACCCCGCCCGAGGCCCTGACCTGGAAGGGCTCGCACATCGACGTGACGTGGTCGACCGACGGGCGCTTCGTCATCACCACGATGCAGGAGAACGCCCTGCACGGCTGGCGCCTGCAGCCCGACCGCGGCCACATGCGGATGACCGGCTACCCCGCCAAGGTGCGCTCCTATGCCTGGTCCTCGGACGGGGACTGGCTGGCGACGAGCGGCGCGGAAGCCGTGATCGTGTGGCCGTTCGATTCGAAGGAAGGCCCGACCGGCAAGGCGCCGCGGGAATGCGGCGTGCGCCCGGCCCGGGTCTCGCGGGTGGCGTTCCACCCCAAGGCCCCCGTGCTGGCCGCGGGCTACGAGGACGGCTGCGTGCTCCTGATCCGCTTCACCGACGCCTCCGAGCTCCTGGTGCGCCCGGCGGTGCGGGGCAGCGCCGTGACGGCGATGAGCTGGCACGCCGGCGGCGAGCACCTTGCCTTCGGCTGCGCCGACGGCCAGGCCGGCCTCCTCAGCCTGCCGCGCTGA
- a CDS encoding metallopeptidase family protein: protein MSDIDWSTRRAPDLATFETLAEAAFARLPDEFRALCEGVVIRVEEFPDDETLEEMGCESEFDLLGLFRGTGLAQGGGALNLATGQFPNMVWLYRRPLLDYWAEHDETLGHLVAHVLVHEIGHHFGLSDDDMAAIEVAAEE from the coding sequence ATGTCCGACATAGACTGGAGCACCCGCCGGGCCCCCGACCTCGCGACCTTCGAGACCCTGGCCGAGGCGGCCTTCGCGCGTCTGCCGGACGAGTTCCGGGCCCTGTGCGAGGGCGTGGTGATCCGGGTCGAGGAGTTTCCCGACGACGAGACCCTGGAGGAGATGGGCTGCGAGAGCGAGTTCGACCTCCTCGGGCTTTTTCGCGGCACCGGCCTGGCGCAGGGAGGCGGCGCCCTGAACCTCGCCACCGGGCAGTTCCCCAACATGGTCTGGCTCTATCGCCGGCCGCTGCTCGATTACTGGGCCGAGCACGACGAGACCCTGGGCCACCTCGTCGCCCACGTGCTGGTGCACGAGATCGGCCATCATTTCGGGCTCTCCGACGACGACATGGCGGCGATCGAGGTAGCGGCCGAGGAGTGA
- a CDS encoding MOSC domain-containing protein yields the protein MTSAALTVTALHRYPVKGLSPEPLASAALQAGAYFPGDRLFAVENGPSGFDPAAPVHQPKIKYLMLMRNEALARLTTAYDDATGVLTIREGDREAASGDLGTSEGRLAIEAFFRRYIPKELRGPPKVLAAPQGYRFTDSRSGFVSLINLASVAAVEDMVGAPVDPLRFRGNLHVTGLPAFAELDLVGTEFVTDAGVRLKVTKRIVRCAATNVDPATGERDLAIPDALQRNLGHADCGVYAEVAAGGEVRAGDVLRVG from the coding sequence ATGACCTCCGCCGCCCTCACCGTCACCGCCCTCCACCGCTACCCGGTGAAGGGGCTCTCGCCCGAACCCCTCGCCTCGGCCGCGCTGCAAGCCGGCGCCTACTTCCCGGGCGACCGGCTGTTCGCGGTGGAGAACGGCCCGAGCGGCTTCGATCCCGCCGCCCCGGTGCATCAGCCCAAGATCAAGTACCTGATGCTGATGCGCAACGAGGCCCTGGCCCGCCTGACCACGGCCTACGACGACGCCACCGGCGTGCTGACGATCCGCGAGGGCGACCGCGAGGCGGCGAGCGGGGATCTCGGGACGTCGGAGGGACGGCTTGCCATCGAGGCGTTCTTTCGCCGCTACATCCCGAAGGAGCTGCGCGGCCCGCCGAAGGTGCTCGCCGCGCCGCAGGGCTATCGCTTCACCGATTCGCGCAGCGGCTTCGTCTCGCTCATCAACCTCGCGAGCGTCGCGGCGGTCGAGGACATGGTGGGCGCGCCGGTCGATCCGCTGCGCTTCCGCGGCAACCTGCACGTCACCGGCCTGCCGGCCTTCGCCGAGCTCGACCTCGTCGGGACCGAGTTCGTCACGGATGCAGGCGTGCGCCTGAAGGTGACGAAGCGCATCGTGCGCTGCGCCGCCACCAACGTCGATCCGGCGACGGGCGAGCGCGACCTCGCGATCCCCGACGCCCTGCAGAGGAACCTCGGCCACGCCGATTGCGGCGTCTACGCCGAGGTGGCGGCGGGGGGCGAGGTGCGGGCGGGGGACGTGCTGCGGGTGGGCTGA
- the clpB gene encoding ATP-dependent chaperone ClpB translates to MNFEKYTERARGFVQSAQSLALREGHPQLAPTHVLKVLLDDPEGLCAGLIDRAGGQSRVALAQTEAWLAKQPKVSGGASQPQATRELMRLFDTAEKAAEKAGDSYVTVERLLLALAVEKDSDAGKILAASGVTAASLNGAINALRKGRTADNATAENAYDALKKYARDLTEAAREGKLDPVIGRDEEIRRTIQVLSRRTKNNPVLIGEPGVGKTAIVEGLALRIVDGDVPESLRDKQLLALDMGALIAGAKYRGEFEERLKGVLSEVTAAEGQIVLFIDEMHTLVGAGKADGAMDASNLLKPALARGELHCVGATTLDEYRKHVEKDAALARRFQPVFVSEPTVEDTVSILRGIKEKYEQHHGVRIQDSALVAAATLSNRYITDRFLPDKAIDLVDEAASRLRMQVDSKPEELDSIDREIVRLKIEAEALKKETDTASRDRLVRLEKELGDLEEQSAAITARWKAEKDKLGRAAELKKKLDEARNDLAAAQRQGQYQKAGELAYGIIPGLERELSEIEAKGNEGLGADGSRGNGSGMMEEAVTPSHIAGVVSRWTGVPVDKMLEGEREKLLGMEAALGKRVVGQHEAVVAVATAVRRARAGLQDPNRPIGSFMFLGPTGVGKTELTKALAGFLFDDDTALVRIDMSEYMEKHAVARLIGAPPGYVGYEEGGALTEAVRRRPYQVVLFDEVEKAHPDVFNVLLQVLDDGRLTDGQGRTVDFRNTLIVMTSNLGSEYLVNQPEGQDTDVVRDDVMNVVRSHFRPEFLNRVDEIILFHRLQRQEMGAIVDIQLGRLAKLLEDRKITLDIEPDARAWLADKGYDSAYGARPLKRVIQKAVQDPLAEQILAGRVHDGETVPVRLGPAGLFIGDQSVSPDERRPARALLN, encoded by the coding sequence ATGAATTTCGAGAAGTACACCGAGCGGGCGCGGGGCTTCGTGCAGTCGGCGCAGTCGCTGGCCCTTCGCGAGGGCCATCCGCAGCTGGCGCCCACCCACGTGCTGAAGGTGCTGCTCGACGATCCCGAGGGCCTGTGCGCGGGCCTGATCGACCGGGCCGGCGGCCAGTCGCGCGTGGCGCTCGCCCAGACCGAGGCCTGGCTCGCCAAGCAGCCGAAGGTGTCGGGCGGCGCCTCGCAGCCGCAGGCGACCCGCGAGCTGATGCGCCTGTTCGACACCGCCGAGAAGGCCGCCGAGAAGGCGGGCGATTCCTACGTCACCGTGGAGCGCCTGCTGCTGGCGCTCGCGGTCGAGAAGGACAGCGACGCCGGCAAGATCCTGGCGGCGTCCGGCGTCACCGCGGCCTCGCTCAACGGCGCCATCAACGCGTTGCGCAAGGGCCGCACCGCCGACAACGCGACCGCCGAGAACGCCTACGACGCGCTGAAGAAGTATGCCCGCGACCTCACCGAGGCGGCCCGCGAGGGCAAGCTCGATCCGGTGATCGGCCGCGACGAGGAGATCCGCCGCACCATCCAGGTGCTGTCGCGGCGCACCAAGAACAACCCCGTCCTCATCGGCGAGCCCGGCGTCGGCAAGACCGCCATCGTCGAGGGCCTGGCCCTGCGCATCGTCGACGGCGACGTGCCGGAAAGCTTGCGCGACAAGCAGCTCCTCGCCCTCGACATGGGCGCGCTGATCGCCGGCGCGAAGTATCGCGGCGAGTTCGAGGAGCGGCTGAAGGGCGTGCTCTCGGAGGTGACCGCCGCCGAAGGCCAGATCGTGCTGTTCATCGACGAGATGCACACGCTCGTCGGCGCCGGCAAGGCGGACGGGGCGATGGACGCCTCGAACCTGCTCAAGCCCGCGCTCGCCCGCGGCGAGTTGCACTGCGTCGGCGCGACCACGCTCGACGAGTACCGCAAGCACGTCGAGAAGGACGCGGCTTTGGCTCGCCGCTTCCAGCCGGTCTTCGTCTCGGAGCCGACCGTCGAGGACACGGTCTCGATCCTGCGCGGCATCAAGGAGAAGTACGAGCAGCATCACGGCGTGCGGATCCAGGATTCGGCGCTCGTGGCGGCCGCGACCCTGTCGAACCGCTACATCACCGACCGCTTCCTGCCCGACAAGGCGATCGACCTCGTCGACGAGGCCGCCTCGCGCCTGCGCATGCAGGTCGATTCGAAGCCCGAGGAGCTCGACAGCATCGATCGCGAGATCGTGCGGCTGAAGATCGAGGCCGAGGCCCTGAAGAAGGAGACCGACACCGCCTCCCGCGACCGCCTGGTGCGGCTGGAGAAGGAGCTCGGCGACCTCGAGGAGCAGTCGGCCGCGATCACCGCGCGCTGGAAGGCCGAGAAGGACAAGCTCGGCCGCGCGGCGGAGCTGAAGAAGAAGCTCGACGAGGCGAGGAACGACCTCGCGGCCGCGCAGCGCCAGGGCCAGTACCAGAAGGCGGGCGAACTCGCCTACGGCATCATCCCGGGGCTCGAGCGCGAGCTATCCGAGATCGAGGCAAAAGGGAACGAGGGACTTGGCGCGGACGGGTCCCGCGGCAACGGCTCGGGGATGATGGAGGAGGCGGTGACGCCGAGCCACATCGCCGGGGTCGTGTCGCGCTGGACCGGCGTGCCGGTCGACAAGATGCTGGAGGGCGAGCGCGAGAAGCTGCTCGGGATGGAGGCGGCTTTGGGCAAGCGCGTCGTCGGCCAGCACGAGGCGGTGGTGGCGGTGGCGACCGCCGTCCGGCGCGCCCGCGCGGGCCTGCAGGACCCGAACCGGCCGATCGGCTCGTTCATGTTCCTCGGCCCCACCGGCGTCGGCAAGACCGAGCTGACGAAGGCGCTCGCCGGCTTCCTGTTCGACGACGACACGGCGCTCGTGCGCATCGACATGTCCGAGTACATGGAGAAGCACGCGGTCGCCCGCCTGATCGGCGCGCCTCCGGGCTATGTCGGCTACGAGGAGGGCGGGGCGCTGACCGAGGCCGTGCGGCGCCGGCCCTACCAGGTCGTGCTGTTCGACGAGGTCGAGAAGGCGCATCCGGACGTGTTCAACGTCCTGCTGCAGGTCCTCGACGACGGGCGGCTCACCGACGGGCAGGGGCGGACGGTCGATTTCCGCAACACGCTGATCGTCATGACGTCGAATCTCGGCTCCGAGTACCTCGTCAACCAGCCCGAGGGCCAGGACACCGACGTGGTGCGCGACGACGTGATGAACGTGGTCCGCTCGCACTTCCGGCCGGAATTCCTGAACCGGGTCGACGAGATCATCCTGTTCCACCGCCTGCAGCGGCAGGAGATGGGGGCGATCGTCGACATCCAGCTCGGGCGCCTGGCGAAGCTCCTGGAGGATCGCAAGATCACCCTCGACATCGAGCCCGACGCCCGCGCCTGGCTCGCCGACAAGGGCTACGACTCGGCCTACGGCGCGCGCCCGCTGAAGCGGGTGATCCAGAAGGCGGTGCAGGACCCGCTCGCCGAGCAGATCCTGGCCGGCCGCGTCCATGACGGCGAGACGGTGCCGGTGCGCCTCGGCCCCGCCGGGCTGTTCATCGGCGACCAGTCGGTTTCGCCGGACGAGCGCCGGCCGGCGCGTGCCCTGCTGAACTGA
- a CDS encoding pyrimidine 5'-nucleotidase: MLLPGESHLTGPQARGFSGIDTWVFDLDNTLYPHDARVWPQVDERITLYVMNLFGLDGISARALQKYFYHRYGTTLRALMAEWKIDPYEFLDFAHDIDHSSIALNPDLGLAIEGLPGRKLILTNGSRRHAENVARKLGILDHFEDVFDIAAADFVPKPERSAYEKFLDRHGVDPTRSALFEDIAKNLVVPHDLGMATVLVVPRTIDPFRESFEQEAVRAPHIDHITNDLAGFLTDRVAPAVAA; this comes from the coding sequence TTGCTCCTGCCAGGCGAGAGCCACCTCACCGGGCCTCAGGCCCGCGGCTTCTCCGGGATCGACACCTGGGTGTTCGACCTCGACAACACGCTCTATCCCCACGACGCCCGGGTCTGGCCGCAGGTCGACGAGCGCATCACCCTCTACGTGATGAACCTGTTCGGGCTCGACGGGATCTCGGCCCGCGCCCTGCAGAAGTACTTCTACCACCGCTACGGCACGACGCTCCGCGCGCTGATGGCCGAGTGGAAGATCGACCCCTACGAGTTCCTCGACTTCGCCCACGACATCGACCATTCGAGCATCGCGCTCAATCCGGACCTGGGACTGGCGATCGAGGGCCTGCCCGGCCGCAAGCTGATCCTCACCAACGGCTCGCGCCGGCACGCCGAGAACGTGGCGAGGAAGCTCGGCATCCTCGACCATTTCGAGGACGTGTTCGACATCGCGGCGGCCGACTTCGTGCCCAAGCCCGAGCGCTCGGCCTACGAGAAGTTCCTGGACCGCCACGGCGTCGACCCGACCCGCTCGGCCCTGTTCGAGGACATCGCCAAGAACCTCGTCGTCCCGCACGACCTCGGCATGGCGACGGTGCTGGTGGTGCCCCGCACCATCGATCCGTTCCGCGAGAGCTTCGAGCAGGAGGCGGTGCGCGCGCCCCACATCGACCACATCACCAACGACCTCGCGGGCTTCCTCACCGATCGCGTCGCCCCGGCGGTCGCGGCGTGA
- a CDS encoding AAA family ATPase produces the protein MIKYYFDNPHYIEKINNDIARIDVGVAQVEVSIVGGTPAAFFSHHGLFAPMPFGFESHGTRQFFKLYPSLVFVLERGGVAIIDELDAAIHPLVLPEILRWFHDPGRNPHDAQLWITCHNASLLEHLTPGEVLFCEKDGAGRTQVYGLSDIDKISADDNFYRKYMGGLFGAVPQIG, from the coding sequence GTGATAAAGTATTATTTTGACAACCCGCATTATATTGAGAAAATTAATAACGATATTGCACGAATCGATGTCGGTGTGGCGCAGGTCGAAGTCAGTATCGTCGGCGGTACACCCGCGGCATTTTTTTCGCACCACGGTCTCTTCGCGCCAATGCCGTTTGGGTTTGAGAGCCACGGCACGCGGCAATTCTTCAAGCTTTATCCTTCTCTGGTTTTCGTTCTGGAGCGCGGCGGCGTGGCAATCATCGACGAGCTTGACGCCGCCATTCATCCTCTCGTCCTCCCCGAAATTCTCCGCTGGTTTCATGATCCGGGGCGTAATCCGCACGACGCTCAGCTCTGGATCACTTGCCACAATGCCTCCCTGCTGGAGCACTTGACCCCCGGCGAGGTGCTGTTCTGCGAGAAGGACGGCGCCGGTCGCACTCAGGTCTACGGCCTGAGCGACATCGACAAGATCTCCGCCGACGACAACTTCTACCGCAAATACATGGGCGGCCTGTTCGGCGCGGTGCCACAGATCGGATGA
- a CDS encoding Tat pathway signal protein: MLTQGLPRSRARLGRVTRDAALGLSLMLSASVAAQAAPAEETKSAEAAVTHAAVTHGSGAPLRVELNKLETAGETCKAVLVVENGKGGPIRSLRLDLYAFDPDGVVQKRSMVELGPVPARKTALRQFEISPTPCAQVGRVLLNDVAACEGQDLTRESCLDRIEPSSAKGAAPFVR, from the coding sequence GTGCTCACGCAAGGGTTGCCCCGGTCCCGCGCCCGCCTCGGCCGCGTCACCCGCGACGCGGCCCTCGGCCTGTCGCTGATGCTGTCCGCCTCGGTGGCGGCGCAGGCGGCCCCCGCCGAGGAGACGAAGTCCGCGGAAGCCGCCGTGACCCACGCCGCCGTGACGCACGGGAGCGGCGCGCCGCTGCGGGTGGAGCTGAACAAGCTCGAGACCGCCGGCGAGACCTGCAAGGCGGTGCTGGTCGTCGAGAACGGCAAGGGCGGCCCGATCCGCTCCCTGCGCCTCGACCTCTACGCCTTCGACCCCGACGGGGTCGTCCAGAAGCGCAGCATGGTCGAGCTCGGCCCGGTGCCGGCCCGCAAGACGGCGCTTCGCCAGTTCGAGATATCCCCGACCCCCTGTGCCCAGGTCGGCCGGGTGCTGCTCAACGACGTGGCCGCTTGCGAAGGTCAGGACCTGACCCGCGAATCCTGCCTGGATCGGATCGAGCCCTCCTCCGCCAAGGGCGCCGCGCCGTTCGTGCGCTGA
- a CDS encoding photosystem reaction center subunit H, with amino-acid sequence MRPPFVLTGLLALVLAGHALTAGAKDAPAPAAAPLPSATCDVVGLRLEDVIAKSAELQKPANEQAVRDLRTLRDAAVVLDTYKHPKVCAQVLTVLRALAANPERTIDQGGDTDEEKAEAIEQARKPKAPETKAPESKAPETAPEPKK; translated from the coding sequence ATGCGCCCGCCCTTCGTCCTGACCGGCCTCCTCGCCCTCGTCCTCGCCGGCCACGCCCTCACGGCCGGCGCCAAGGACGCGCCGGCCCCCGCGGCCGCACCGCTGCCGAGCGCGACCTGCGACGTCGTCGGCCTGCGGCTCGAGGACGTGATCGCGAAGTCCGCCGAGTTGCAGAAGCCCGCCAACGAGCAGGCCGTGCGCGACCTGCGCACCCTGCGCGACGCCGCCGTGGTGCTCGACACCTACAAGCACCCGAAGGTCTGCGCCCAGGTTCTGACCGTCCTGCGCGCGCTGGCCGCCAACCCCGAGCGGACGATCGACCAGGGCGGCGACACCGACGAGGAGAAGGCCGAGGCGATCGAGCAGGCGCGCAAGCCGAAAGCTCCCGAGACGAAGGCTCCGGAGAGCAAGGCTCCCGAGACCGCACCCGAGCCGAAGAAATAA
- a CDS encoding peptide ABC transporter permease: MPRATSHTPDPAVDAAALLRRLAFFGLTAVIPVTALVSRRSVVILAPIGIALLIIAALLDGAQRPLGAGLTRLGGARAILAGALLLGWCALSLVWTPFPGPASERLLNLAATVGLTVAGYLALPDRMRSANLYLLPLGVGAAAIGAVLLGLFSGAALRGGFEDDSALERGAMLLALLVWPAAAWLRSRRRDMEALGLAVVVALALVLAPGPVPLLALACGAGAFALSAWRQRLGVRVTAGVAAGLVALAPLLPFILRPLLTPVLGPLHPTVLSLKAWQRVVTSEPLRLITGHGLETAIRGKVIGMLPANAPASLLFEIWYELGIVGAFAAAFVLWNGIRHSGREHPVLTPGAMATAATAFASACLGIGTTASWWFTSVTVVVLIFIATERGQFRTSRPKASALPPRSAA; encoded by the coding sequence ATGCCGCGCGCGACGTCGCACACCCCCGATCCCGCCGTCGACGCCGCGGCGCTCCTGCGCCGTCTCGCCTTCTTCGGCCTGACGGCGGTGATCCCGGTCACCGCGCTCGTGTCGCGGCGCAGCGTCGTGATCCTGGCGCCGATCGGCATCGCGCTCCTCATCATCGCGGCCCTGCTCGACGGCGCCCAGCGCCCCCTCGGCGCTGGCTTGACGCGCCTCGGCGGCGCGCGGGCGATCCTGGCCGGCGCGCTGCTGCTCGGCTGGTGCGCCCTGTCTCTCGTCTGGACGCCGTTCCCGGGCCCGGCGAGCGAGCGCCTCCTCAACCTCGCCGCCACGGTGGGGCTGACGGTGGCGGGCTACCTCGCGCTGCCGGACCGGATGCGCTCGGCCAACCTCTACCTCCTGCCCCTCGGGGTCGGGGCGGCGGCGATCGGGGCGGTGCTGCTCGGGCTGTTCAGCGGCGCCGCCTTGCGCGGCGGCTTCGAAGACGACAGCGCGCTGGAGCGCGGCGCGATGCTCCTCGCCCTGCTGGTCTGGCCCGCCGCCGCCTGGCTGCGCTCGCGCCGGCGCGACATGGAGGCGCTCGGCCTCGCCGTGGTGGTGGCGCTGGCCCTGGTGCTGGCCCCCGGCCCGGTGCCGCTCCTGGCGCTGGCCTGCGGTGCGGGCGCCTTCGCGCTCTCGGCCTGGCGCCAGCGCCTCGGCGTGCGGGTCACCGCCGGGGTCGCGGCCGGCCTCGTCGCGCTGGCGCCGCTGCTGCCCTTCATCCTGCGGCCGCTGCTGACGCCGGTGCTCGGGCCGCTCCACCCGACGGTCCTGTCCCTGAAGGCCTGGCAGCGGGTGGTGACGAGCGAGCCGCTGCGCCTCATCACCGGCCACGGCCTTGAGACCGCGATCCGCGGCAAGGTGATCGGCATGCTGCCGGCCAACGCCCCGGCCTCGCTGCTGTTCGAGATCTGGTACGAGCTCGGCATCGTCGGCGCCTTCGCGGCGGCCTTCGTGCTGTGGAACGGCATCCGCCATTCGGGCCGCGAGCACCCGGTGCTGACGCCCGGCGCGATGGCCACCGCCGCCACCGCCTTCGCCTCCGCCTGCCTCGGCATCGGCACCACCGCGAGCTGGTGGTTCACCAGCGTGACCGTGGTGGTGCTGATCTTCATCGCGACGGAGCGGGGCCAGTTCCGCACCAGCCGGCCGAAGGCGAGCGCGCTTCCGCCGCGCAGTGCGGCCTGA